Proteins co-encoded in one Kribbella qitaiheensis genomic window:
- a CDS encoding YciI family protein, translating into MKEQLAGFYLVDCDTIERAIEIVPQIPEAEFSIVEVRPIRDLSALS; encoded by the coding sequence GTGAAGGAGCAGCTGGCCGGGTTCTACCTGGTCGACTGCGACACCATCGAGCGGGCGATCGAGATCGTGCCGCAGATCCCCGAGGCCGAGTTCAGCATCGTCGAGGTACGGCCGATCCGGGATCTGAGTGCGCTGAGCTGA
- a CDS encoding helix-turn-helix domain-containing protein, which translates to MANTTLRAVREGLRLTQDEFAKRIREAGERLDERNDCTLRTVQRWESGAVSYPRRHFIRAIEAATGYSIDQLGFDYVAKGGGFWQDHDAGNSGVAQIAADTRVPGHMVGGPPVSLSGIWESRCTYKSSSRDESFVDLSHLVLSHVGNQMTARSIDGSITGGGSLIVKLEQRIQIVTGTWEQKTGEDSYYQGQVFHGAVQMHIDATGTMMKGAWTGFGRDFDVNTGTWEMLRRDNNTRNAGRYAFVPGEQPSGD; encoded by the coding sequence GTGGCTAACACGACGCTGAGGGCGGTTCGCGAGGGACTTCGGTTGACTCAGGACGAGTTCGCTAAGCGCATCCGCGAGGCGGGAGAGCGCTTGGACGAGCGGAATGATTGCACGCTGCGGACGGTGCAGCGCTGGGAGTCTGGGGCGGTCTCTTACCCAAGACGACATTTCATCAGAGCGATTGAAGCGGCCACCGGATACAGCATTGATCAACTGGGTTTCGACTATGTCGCGAAAGGTGGCGGCTTTTGGCAGGATCACGACGCCGGTAATTCGGGCGTCGCGCAAATTGCCGCTGACACTCGGGTTCCTGGTCACATGGTCGGCGGACCGCCGGTTAGTCTTTCTGGTATCTGGGAATCACGATGCACATACAAGTCATCCAGTCGCGATGAGAGCTTTGTTGACCTGTCCCATCTAGTTCTGTCGCATGTGGGTAACCAGATGACCGCACGATCAATTGATGGATCTATCACAGGCGGTGGATCGCTAATCGTGAAGCTTGAGCAGCGAATCCAAATCGTCACAGGTACCTGGGAACAAAAGACCGGGGAGGACTCGTACTATCAGGGTCAGGTATTCCATGGTGCTGTTCAGATGCACATTGATGCGACTGGAACGATGATGAAAGGCGCATGGACGGGATTTGGTCGAGACTTCGACGTAAACACAGGTACCTGGGAAATGCTCCGGCGCGATAACAACACACGGAACGCGGGACGCTACGCCTTTGTACCGGGAGAGCAACCCTCTGGCGACTGA